The following coding sequences are from one Oceanidesulfovibrio indonesiensis window:
- a CDS encoding HAD family hydrolase — MRYDTATSTSEVPAALRNLDAVVFDFDGTLAELILDFDAMKRLVAQIATPFLGFEPAPNATPVLEWIDELAGEAESLAPGSGPVLSTRAMASIETMEVESAARGILFPFTRALLAGLEVRGIACGVITRNCSKAVRTVFPDADAHLRVLLARDDVAFAKPHPDHLREAVRRLGADPRATLMVGDHPMDMSTARAAGTRSGGVASGRMSMDQLRDHGADITAPDCSALLRPLLGTL, encoded by the coding sequence ATGCGCTACGATACCGCCACATCGACCAGCGAGGTTCCCGCCGCCCTGCGCAACCTGGACGCAGTGGTCTTTGATTTCGACGGCACCCTGGCCGAACTGATCCTGGACTTCGACGCGATGAAACGCCTGGTTGCGCAAATCGCGACGCCGTTTTTGGGCTTCGAGCCCGCCCCGAACGCCACGCCTGTTCTCGAATGGATCGACGAGCTTGCCGGCGAGGCGGAGTCACTGGCTCCTGGCTCCGGCCCCGTCCTCAGCACGCGGGCCATGGCAAGCATCGAGACTATGGAGGTGGAAAGCGCGGCCCGGGGCATCCTGTTCCCATTCACCCGCGCCCTGCTCGCCGGGCTGGAGGTACGCGGCATCGCCTGCGGCGTCATCACCCGCAACTGCAGCAAGGCGGTGCGGACCGTGTTTCCGGATGCGGATGCGCATCTGCGCGTCCTGCTTGCCCGGGACGACGTCGCGTTCGCCAAACCCCATCCCGACCACCTGCGCGAAGCAGTGCGCCGACTCGGCGCGGACCCGCGCGCGACCCTCATGGTGGGCGACCACCCCATGGACATGTCCACAGCCAGGGCGGCCGGCACCCGGTCCGGCGGCGTAGCCAGCGGCCGCATGAGCATGGACCAGCTCCGCGACCATGGAGCCGATATCACGGCGCCGGACTGCTCGGCGCTGCTCCGCCCTCTGCTGGGGACTCTCTGA
- a CDS encoding YeiH family protein: MAGEEVKASVDQAGADANIVVDKGSSQLSDLWKKEDYWAIWLGFVLLIVGMILYLPNPPEGMQQKIDEANAIMEAESQRAPFKTIEYHQAASSKKMKANSQDFAKDIKSFTNKPHGWSTNPIQAFIMTKEEAQAKAEKAIPKYEAAKAKSEAALSQAREAQEAAAAANFQNPELNESARAAIAKWQEASRDASSAKSKTSVSSYNQIFKLIGLGLLMGGFFAIGMAFMGTSPAKFLIGFLFVFLIAVIAFVGESQSTMKAYGFGYAFWAIALGLLISNTVGTPKWVMPAVQTEYYIKTGLVLLGAEILFGKILAIGLPGIFVAWIVTPIVLITTFIVGQKIIKVPSKTLNMVVSADMSVCGVSAAIATAAACRAKKEELTLAVGMSLVFTAIMMIVMPAFIKAVGMPQVLGGAWMGGTIDATGAVAAAGAFLGEQALYTAATIKMIQNVLIGVIAFFVAVYWCAKVDCVPGQRVSIWEIWYRFPKFVIGFIVASIIFSIIYQGMGPDAGYAMIDHGVLRGWSRIFRGWFFCLAFVSIGLATNFRELAHYFKGGKPLILYVFGQSFNLCLTLLMAWIMFYKVFPEITANI; this comes from the coding sequence GTGGCTGGAGAAGAAGTCAAAGCATCGGTGGATCAGGCCGGCGCAGACGCAAACATTGTAGTCGACAAGGGGTCGTCGCAACTGTCCGACCTCTGGAAAAAGGAAGACTACTGGGCCATATGGCTCGGCTTCGTTCTGCTGATCGTGGGCATGATCCTGTACCTGCCCAATCCGCCCGAGGGCATGCAGCAGAAGATCGACGAGGCCAACGCCATCATGGAGGCCGAGTCCCAACGCGCGCCGTTCAAGACCATCGAGTACCACCAGGCTGCCAGCTCCAAGAAGATGAAGGCTAACAGCCAGGACTTCGCCAAGGATATCAAGTCGTTCACCAACAAGCCGCACGGCTGGTCCACGAACCCGATCCAAGCGTTCATCATGACCAAGGAGGAGGCTCAGGCCAAGGCGGAGAAGGCGATCCCCAAATATGAGGCAGCCAAAGCCAAGTCCGAGGCAGCCCTTTCCCAGGCGCGAGAAGCCCAGGAAGCCGCCGCAGCCGCGAACTTCCAGAATCCTGAGCTGAACGAGTCCGCCAGAGCCGCCATCGCCAAGTGGCAGGAGGCCAGCCGTGACGCCTCCAGCGCCAAGAGCAAGACGAGCGTCTCGAGCTACAACCAGATCTTCAAGCTCATCGGCCTCGGCCTGCTCATGGGCGGTTTCTTCGCCATCGGCATGGCATTCATGGGCACGAGTCCGGCCAAATTCCTGATCGGCTTCCTGTTCGTGTTCCTCATCGCGGTGATCGCGTTCGTGGGCGAATCGCAATCCACCATGAAGGCGTACGGCTTCGGCTACGCATTCTGGGCCATCGCCCTCGGCCTGCTCATCTCGAACACAGTAGGCACGCCCAAATGGGTGATGCCGGCGGTGCAGACCGAGTACTACATCAAAACCGGCCTTGTGCTGCTGGGCGCCGAGATTCTGTTCGGCAAGATCCTGGCCATCGGCCTTCCCGGCATCTTTGTCGCCTGGATCGTCACCCCCATCGTGCTCATCACCACGTTCATCGTGGGACAGAAGATCATCAAGGTTCCTTCCAAGACGCTGAACATGGTTGTCTCGGCCGACATGTCGGTCTGCGGCGTGTCCGCCGCCATCGCCACGGCTGCCGCTTGCCGCGCCAAGAAGGAAGAGCTCACCCTGGCCGTGGGCATGTCCCTGGTCTTCACGGCCATCATGATGATCGTCATGCCGGCGTTCATCAAGGCCGTGGGCATGCCGCAGGTTCTCGGCGGCGCCTGGATGGGCGGCACCATCGACGCTACCGGCGCCGTGGCCGCTGCGGGCGCGTTCCTCGGCGAGCAGGCGTTGTACACCGCCGCGACCATCAAGATGATTCAGAACGTGCTCATCGGCGTCATCGCCTTCTTCGTGGCGGTCTACTGGTGCGCCAAGGTGGACTGCGTCCCCGGCCAGCGCGTCTCCATCTGGGAGATCTGGTACCGGTTCCCGAAGTTCGTCATCGGCTTCATCGTGGCGTCCATCATCTTCTCCATCATCTACCAGGGCATGGGCCCGGACGCCGGCTACGCGATGATCGACCACGGCGTTCTGCGCGGCTGGTCGCGCATCTTCCGCGGCTGGTTCTTCTGCCTGGCCTTCGTTTCCATCGGCCTGGCCACCAACTTCCGCGAGCTCGCCCACTACTTCAAGGGCGGCAAGCCGCTCATCCTGTATGTGTTCGGTCAGTCCTTCAACCTCTGCCTGACCTTGCTCATGGCCTGGATCATGTTCTACAAGGTGTTCCCCGAGATCACCGCGAACATCTAG
- a CDS encoding sigma-54-dependent transcriptional regulator — translation MVKQKASPTLLLVDDQEEYTRGLARLVEGEHPDYRCLRAASAAEAMDILEQETVSLMLTDLRMPGMNGLELLKQALAVEPVLSVVLLTGYGTIETAVEALKAGAYDFLTKPVDKEILLRTLDKGLERSRLLEENLSLRSLVASRELDDELVGESTAMRRLKEQIRAVAQSDYTVLITGESGTGKERISRAIHKLSSRRDKPLLTVNCPAIPDQLLESELFGHEKGSFTGADRHRKGIFVEASGGTLLLDEIGDISMNIQTKLLRVLQEREVRPVGSSRSVPVDVRILASTNRDLQEKIREGLFREDLFYRLNVLTVQAPALSRRCEDVPLLANYFLAESCREMGIPAKHLAPEVPGFLAARQWPGNVRELQNFMRRLCVFCRGEEVDMPLVYLSLSAEGDSCARGEATELYKDAKTRVVDAFTRAYVTDLLQRTQGNVSEAARLSGLERVSLQKIIKRHEIDAGRFR, via the coding sequence ATGGTCAAGCAAAAGGCGTCGCCAACGCTGCTCCTGGTGGACGACCAGGAAGAATACACCCGCGGCCTTGCTCGGCTGGTGGAGGGCGAGCATCCGGACTACCGGTGCCTGCGCGCCGCGAGCGCCGCGGAAGCGATGGATATCCTGGAGCAGGAGACCGTGTCCCTGATGCTCACGGACCTGCGCATGCCGGGCATGAACGGGCTTGAGCTGCTCAAGCAGGCCCTTGCAGTGGAGCCGGTGCTCTCGGTGGTGCTGCTCACGGGATACGGCACCATCGAGACGGCGGTGGAAGCGCTCAAGGCCGGGGCGTACGATTTTCTGACCAAACCCGTGGACAAAGAGATTCTGCTGCGCACCCTGGACAAGGGGCTGGAGCGCAGCCGGCTGCTGGAGGAGAACCTGTCCCTGCGCTCCCTGGTCGCCTCCCGTGAGCTCGATGACGAACTCGTGGGCGAGTCCACGGCCATGCGCCGGCTCAAGGAACAGATACGCGCCGTGGCCCAGAGCGACTACACGGTGCTCATCACGGGCGAATCCGGCACAGGCAAGGAGCGCATCTCCCGCGCCATCCACAAGCTCTCTTCCCGGCGGGACAAACCGCTGCTTACCGTGAACTGCCCGGCAATCCCGGACCAGCTCCTCGAAAGCGAACTATTCGGTCACGAGAAAGGCTCCTTCACCGGGGCGGACCGCCACCGCAAGGGCATTTTCGTGGAGGCTTCCGGCGGCACGCTCCTGCTCGACGAGATCGGTGACATCTCCATGAACATCCAGACCAAGCTGCTGCGCGTGCTGCAGGAACGGGAGGTGAGGCCCGTGGGCTCCAGCCGCAGCGTGCCCGTGGATGTGCGCATCCTGGCCTCCACCAACCGGGACCTGCAGGAAAAGATTCGCGAGGGCCTGTTCCGCGAGGACCTGTTCTACCGGCTCAACGTGCTCACGGTGCAGGCTCCGGCGCTTTCGCGCCGCTGCGAGGACGTGCCCCTTCTGGCCAACTACTTCCTCGCGGAAAGCTGCCGGGAGATGGGCATACCGGCAAAGCATCTGGCGCCGGAGGTGCCCGGGTTCCTCGCCGCCCGGCAATGGCCCGGCAACGTGCGCGAGCTCCAGAACTTCATGCGCCGGCTGTGCGTGTTCTGCCGGGGCGAGGAAGTGGATATGCCCCTCGTATACCTTTCCCTGAGCGCGGAAGGCGACAGCTGCGCACGCGGAGAGGCGACCGAGCTGTACAAGGACGCCAAGACGCGCGTGGTGGATGCGTTCACCCGCGCCTATGTGACGGACCTGCTGCAGCGCACCCAGGGCAACGTGTCCGAGGCAGCGCGGCTTTCCGGTCTGGAGCGCGTCTCTCTGCAGAAGATCATCAAGCGGCATGAGATCGATGCGGGCCGGTTCCGTTAG
- a CDS encoding pyridoxal phosphate-dependent aminotransferase, translating to MERTLLDEIKPFYVMDVLERAKAMERDGIDVVHLEVGEPDFDMPGPVKQAAIRAMDQGHTHYTHSLGMIELREAIAADYDKRYGVTVDPEHIVVTNGTSPAIFLTFAALLEHGDEVIVSDPHYACYPNFIRLAGGMPRLVPTLEEDGFQFRASAIRGAMNDRTRAVFLNSPSNPVGTLMPPERMKNVAELGLPIVSDEIYHGLVYGGQRDHTVLEFTKNCFVLNGFSKLYAMTGLRLGYLIAPEIHKRDLQKLCQNLFISPNSVSQWAGIAALTQCEEDVERMKAVYDERRRYMVARLREIGFTIAVEPFGAFYVFANARKFGADSYSLAFDILENAHVGVTPGTDFGQGGEGFIRFSYANSLENIERGLDRVERYLKTV from the coding sequence ATGGAACGCACACTGCTGGACGAGATCAAGCCGTTTTACGTGATGGATGTGTTGGAACGCGCCAAGGCCATGGAGCGCGACGGCATCGACGTCGTGCATCTGGAAGTGGGCGAGCCGGACTTCGACATGCCGGGGCCGGTCAAGCAGGCGGCAATCAGGGCCATGGATCAAGGCCACACCCACTACACGCACTCCCTGGGCATGATCGAACTGCGCGAGGCAATAGCCGCGGACTACGACAAGCGCTACGGCGTAACCGTCGATCCAGAGCATATTGTGGTGACCAACGGCACATCCCCGGCCATCTTCCTCACGTTCGCCGCGCTCCTGGAGCATGGAGACGAGGTCATCGTCTCGGACCCGCACTACGCCTGCTATCCCAACTTCATCCGCCTGGCTGGCGGCATGCCCCGGCTGGTGCCCACCCTGGAGGAGGACGGCTTCCAGTTCCGGGCGTCGGCCATTCGCGGCGCCATGAACGACAGAACGCGCGCCGTGTTCCTCAATTCGCCCTCCAACCCGGTGGGCACGCTCATGCCGCCGGAGCGTATGAAGAACGTGGCCGAGCTCGGCCTGCCCATCGTTTCGGACGAAATCTACCACGGGCTTGTCTATGGCGGACAGCGCGACCACACCGTGCTCGAATTCACGAAGAACTGCTTCGTGCTCAACGGGTTCTCCAAACTCTATGCCATGACCGGGCTGCGCCTGGGCTACCTCATCGCGCCGGAGATTCACAAGCGGGACCTCCAGAAGCTCTGCCAGAACCTTTTCATCTCGCCGAACTCCGTATCCCAGTGGGCGGGCATCGCCGCGCTCACCCAGTGCGAAGAGGACGTGGAGCGCATGAAAGCAGTGTACGACGAGCGGCGGCGGTACATGGTGGCGCGGCTCCGGGAAATCGGGTTCACCATTGCCGTAGAGCCTTTCGGCGCATTTTACGTTTTTGCCAATGCCAGGAAGTTCGGTGCGGACTCCTACTCCCTGGCCTTCGACATTCTGGAGAACGCGCACGTGGGCGTGACCCCGGGCACCGACTTCGGCCAGGGCGGCGAGGGCTTCATCCGCTTTTCCTACGCCAACTCCCTGGAGAATATAGAGCGCGGCCTGGACCGCGTGGAGCGGTATCTGAAAACGGTATGA
- a CDS encoding nucleoside recognition domain-containing protein: protein MTDTPDESTPQRTVLHDWTIGLLRDAVRVAWDLYKVMIPIIILVKILAELDLLRYLAWPLSPVMELVGLPAETGLVWATAMVVNLYSAMAVYATLGTTLSVAQITVLATMMLVAHNLLLETRISQQCGVSAKSQLAIRIGCAVLLGFILHLSFSGLGMFQQPSRMLWDPPAEAPTLLAWAWGQAKGLASLFFIIFGLMALVRLLKAIRITDLFNFLLRPFLKLMGIGREAATITVIGLTLGIAYGGGLIIHESRTGAVDKKDLFSAMSLMGLSHALIEDTLLMALLGAHMVGTFWARLLFSLVAVALLTRLLSRSMAPRSA, encoded by the coding sequence ATGACCGACACACCCGACGAAAGCACCCCCCAAAGAACTGTTCTCCACGACTGGACCATCGGCCTTCTGCGCGACGCCGTGCGCGTGGCCTGGGACCTCTACAAGGTGATGATCCCCATCATCATTCTTGTCAAAATACTCGCGGAGCTTGACTTGCTCCGCTACCTTGCCTGGCCGCTCAGCCCGGTCATGGAGCTTGTGGGCCTGCCTGCCGAAACCGGCCTGGTCTGGGCCACGGCCATGGTCGTGAACCTGTACAGCGCCATGGCCGTGTACGCCACACTGGGCACAACCTTGAGCGTGGCGCAGATTACGGTGCTTGCCACCATGATGCTCGTGGCGCACAATCTATTGCTTGAGACGCGTATTTCCCAGCAATGCGGAGTGAGCGCCAAAAGCCAGCTGGCCATCCGGATCGGCTGCGCCGTCCTGCTCGGATTCATACTCCATCTTTCGTTTTCCGGGTTGGGCATGTTCCAGCAGCCGAGCCGCATGCTGTGGGATCCTCCGGCCGAAGCGCCCACACTGCTCGCCTGGGCATGGGGCCAGGCCAAGGGGCTCGCCAGCCTTTTCTTCATCATATTCGGCCTCATGGCGCTCGTGCGGTTACTCAAGGCCATTCGCATAACCGATCTGTTCAACTTCCTGCTGCGGCCGTTCCTCAAGCTCATGGGCATCGGCAGGGAAGCCGCCACCATCACGGTTATCGGCCTCACCCTGGGCATCGCCTACGGCGGCGGCCTCATCATCCACGAAAGCCGGACAGGCGCTGTGGACAAGAAGGACCTTTTCAGCGCCATGTCGCTCATGGGACTGTCCCACGCGCTCATAGAGGATACGCTGCTCATGGCGCTGCTCGGCGCGCACATGGTGGGCACGTTCTGGGCCCGCCTGCTTTTCTCCCTGGTGGCGGTCGCTCTGCTCACCCGTCTGTTGAGCAGGAGCATGGCGCCGCGGAGCGCCTGA
- a CDS encoding DUF3179 domain-containing protein: MRTMPNPICLALLACLFLLAGAATAFCQDGALPDNDPETMDAGPSEAYFAELRDLIHETGLGPNSIPPINAPNFISVPDAALGMDDSEHVFVLDYGNPDGVTRIYPRQVLVWHVVVNEVLGEGKNARRRSVTYCPVTGCVRGYAGRIDRFDTPFGTLGSLLNGNHLLFDYSTNSVWPQLTGLAIGGPLQGRKLESFPLVWTTWRRARLKYPDAQVLSRATGHRRNYGEDPYGSYNRPDTYYQDERVLHPLASYDDQLPPKTRILGLQLDNLNVAVVRDSLRRPRAANFDAGVTPVVSIWDDELDAPRLFDRRVGNYLLHFVHRDGVYRDVETGTRWHPDGRAVEGRLAGNRLALLDSFDVMWFAWTAFYPDAALFSWQEALEAKRRAEAEFSPVEQVEPPDPTFEKPQTEVAPSLPNVNRPQLPKDIPPSIITPDMEIGPEEGL, translated from the coding sequence ATGCGAACGATGCCGAATCCGATCTGCCTGGCCCTGCTCGCCTGCCTCTTTTTGCTCGCAGGCGCCGCCACCGCCTTCTGCCAGGACGGCGCGCTGCCGGACAATGACCCCGAGACCATGGACGCCGGCCCGAGCGAAGCGTACTTCGCCGAACTGCGCGACCTGATCCATGAGACCGGCCTGGGGCCCAACAGCATCCCGCCCATCAATGCTCCGAACTTCATTTCCGTACCGGATGCAGCCCTGGGCATGGATGACTCCGAACACGTCTTCGTTCTGGACTATGGCAACCCGGACGGCGTGACGCGCATTTATCCCCGCCAGGTGCTCGTCTGGCACGTGGTTGTCAACGAGGTGCTGGGCGAAGGCAAGAACGCCCGCCGTCGTTCCGTCACGTATTGCCCGGTCACGGGCTGCGTGCGTGGATACGCTGGCCGGATCGACCGCTTTGATACGCCGTTCGGTACGCTCGGCTCGCTGCTCAACGGCAACCATCTGCTCTTCGACTATTCCACGAACAGCGTCTGGCCGCAGCTCACCGGCTTGGCCATAGGCGGTCCGCTGCAAGGCAGAAAGCTGGAATCGTTCCCTCTGGTCTGGACCACGTGGAGACGCGCCAGACTGAAATATCCGGACGCGCAAGTGCTCTCCCGCGCCACCGGGCACCGCCGGAATTACGGCGAGGACCCCTACGGTTCCTACAACAGGCCGGACACCTATTATCAGGACGAGCGTGTCCTGCACCCTCTGGCCAGCTACGATGATCAGCTGCCGCCCAAGACGCGCATCCTGGGCCTGCAACTGGATAATCTCAACGTGGCTGTGGTGCGCGATTCCCTCCGCCGGCCGCGGGCAGCCAACTTTGATGCCGGCGTGACGCCGGTGGTTTCCATCTGGGACGATGAACTCGACGCGCCGAGACTTTTCGATCGCCGAGTGGGCAACTACCTCCTCCACTTCGTGCACAGGGACGGCGTCTATCGCGACGTGGAGACCGGCACACGCTGGCATCCTGACGGACGAGCCGTGGAAGGCCGACTGGCGGGCAACCGCCTTGCCCTGCTCGACAGTTTCGATGTGATGTGGTTCGCCTGGACGGCGTTCTACCCGGACGCAGCACTCTTCAGCTGGCAGGAAGCCCTGGAGGCGAAACGCCGTGCCGAAGCGGAGTTCTCGCCGGTGGAGCAGGTGGAGCCGCCGGACCCCACATTCGAAAAGCCGCAAACCGAAGTGGCCCCGAGCCTGCCCAACGTGAACAGGCCGCAGCTGCCCAAGGACATACCGCCTTCGATCATCACGCCGGACATGGAGATCGGCCCGGAAGAAGGCCTGTAG
- a CDS encoding c-type heme family protein: MKSFNLLKHQSLQAKFLFGLAAIILFGGLIFAGATYYTLHDLLESEVAAKGELVLAQAEAVQDYVRHTLRPAMYEALGDEDFIIEAMSSSYISRRVMENVGVDREPFIYRRAAINARNPNFEASELDRELIGYFQQNPGMATWSGYKDINDVEHYVTAHPVEFQQSCLRCHGDPSDSPHELIERYGAERGFGHTAGEIAGVTALALPVARSVSSIRGAAITFISLAVGGAVFYFAVANLLFNRLVVHSLRRAADVFPRYFPDDKEAQNLTRSKLPSWSEPGDEIEEALSAMESLASHLAEARKELTLYATDLERMVDERTEALSLEAGERRSDVRLFVRLLELLNESRTRRELIRHTLPVVARRFHADRAVFMCTVATRNEIHWPNTDIVTQDTLSEEWRRIVETGEGIYETHRAIVPVQSAVDALEGILCLYWDDADFYPEKSMNVLGAIGRQLGVSMENLNALDSLLRQNELLQAIIEGITDPLLLVDGRCNVVLANQAARMLTQDSIVPPEDERACLCSILGGEMRYQDGSAMPRGTALEETLHRGVPSTYELTLPEGRTFAVSLYPLPALDDMGDRRVVVYARETTAERRMLASLQQHEKLITVGRLAAGLAHEINNPLGIIHCYAELLMASATDDQQQADAQVILEHTHKAQKVLQDLLNFARSRKPGHGPCHPGLVAQESAEVFSVQAEKNGVIMKTAVEPELPSLRVDSQALEQIISNLVLNALDAVSSVERPGEITVGAGMDEQGVYLQVSDNGPGVSDDIMDRIFDPFFTTKEVGKGTGLGLAVVYGLAQELGGEVQVEPVAEGPGAVFTLRLPGSLLVEAEEVF; the protein is encoded by the coding sequence ATGAAAAGTTTCAATCTGCTCAAGCATCAGAGTCTCCAGGCCAAGTTCCTCTTCGGGCTCGCGGCGATCATCCTGTTCGGCGGGCTCATTTTTGCCGGCGCCACGTACTACACCCTGCACGACCTGCTCGAAAGCGAGGTGGCGGCCAAGGGCGAGCTTGTCCTGGCGCAGGCCGAAGCCGTGCAGGACTATGTGCGCCACACTCTGCGGCCCGCAATGTATGAGGCCCTGGGCGACGAGGATTTCATCATCGAGGCCATGTCCAGCTCCTACATTTCCCGGCGGGTCATGGAGAACGTTGGCGTCGACCGCGAACCGTTCATCTATCGGCGAGCGGCCATCAACGCGCGCAATCCCAACTTCGAGGCGTCCGAGCTGGACAGGGAGCTCATCGGCTACTTCCAACAGAACCCCGGCATGGCTACCTGGTCCGGCTACAAGGACATCAACGACGTAGAGCATTACGTCACCGCACACCCCGTGGAGTTTCAGCAATCGTGCCTGCGCTGCCACGGCGACCCGTCGGATTCCCCGCACGAGCTCATCGAGCGATACGGCGCCGAGCGGGGGTTCGGCCACACGGCCGGCGAAATCGCCGGAGTCACCGCACTGGCCCTGCCGGTGGCGCGTTCGGTCTCCAGCATCCGCGGCGCAGCCATCACGTTCATCTCGCTGGCCGTGGGCGGCGCGGTGTTCTACTTCGCCGTGGCAAACCTGCTGTTCAACCGTCTTGTAGTGCACAGCCTGCGTCGCGCTGCGGATGTTTTTCCGCGATATTTCCCGGACGACAAGGAAGCGCAGAACCTGACACGCTCCAAGCTGCCCTCCTGGAGCGAACCGGGCGACGAGATCGAGGAGGCGCTGAGCGCGATGGAGAGCCTGGCCAGCCACCTGGCCGAGGCGCGAAAGGAGCTGACGCTCTACGCTACGGATCTTGAGCGTATGGTGGACGAGCGCACGGAAGCCCTCTCCCTGGAAGCCGGGGAGAGGCGTTCCGACGTGAGGCTTTTCGTCCGGCTGTTGGAGCTGCTCAACGAAAGCCGCACCCGGCGGGAGCTCATCCGCCACACGCTTCCCGTTGTGGCCAGGCGGTTCCACGCCGACCGCGCCGTGTTCATGTGCACGGTGGCGACGCGCAACGAGATTCACTGGCCCAATACGGACATCGTCACCCAGGATACGCTGTCCGAGGAGTGGCGGCGCATCGTGGAGACGGGCGAAGGCATTTACGAGACGCACCGCGCCATTGTGCCCGTGCAATCCGCCGTGGACGCGCTGGAAGGCATTCTGTGCCTGTACTGGGACGATGCGGATTTCTATCCGGAAAAGTCCATGAACGTGCTGGGCGCCATCGGCCGACAGCTCGGCGTGTCCATGGAGAATCTCAACGCCCTGGACAGCCTGCTGCGCCAGAACGAGTTGCTCCAGGCGATCATCGAGGGCATTACGGACCCGCTTCTTCTGGTGGACGGGCGCTGCAACGTGGTCCTTGCCAACCAGGCCGCGCGGATGCTGACGCAGGACAGCATTGTGCCGCCTGAAGACGAGCGCGCCTGCCTGTGCAGCATTCTTGGCGGCGAAATGCGCTATCAGGACGGCTCGGCCATGCCCCGCGGCACGGCTCTGGAGGAGACGCTTCACCGGGGCGTGCCCTCCACCTACGAGTTGACGTTGCCGGAGGGCCGGACCTTTGCTGTGAGTCTGTATCCGCTGCCGGCGCTGGACGACATGGGCGACCGCCGCGTGGTCGTCTATGCGCGCGAAACCACGGCCGAGCGCCGCATGCTCGCCAGTCTGCAACAGCACGAAAAGCTCATCACCGTGGGGCGGCTCGCCGCCGGACTTGCCCACGAGATCAACAATCCGCTGGGCATCATCCATTGCTACGCCGAACTGCTCATGGCGTCGGCGACCGACGATCAGCAACAGGCCGACGCGCAGGTCATCCTGGAGCATACGCACAAGGCGCAGAAGGTTCTGCAGGACCTGCTCAACTTCGCCCGCTCGCGCAAGCCGGGCCATGGTCCATGCCATCCCGGGCTCGTGGCCCAGGAGTCCGCCGAGGTCTTCTCCGTGCAGGCGGAAAAGAATGGCGTGATCATGAAAACCGCCGTGGAGCCTGAACTGCCCTCGTTGCGCGTGGATTCTCAGGCGCTGGAGCAGATCATCTCCAACCTTGTCCTCAATGCCCTCGATGCCGTATCCAGCGTGGAGCGTCCGGGCGAGATAACAGTGGGCGCCGGCATGGACGAGCAGGGCGTGTATCTGCAGGTGTCGGACAACGGCCCGGGCGTTTCTGACGATATAATGGATCGCATCTTCGATCCGTTCTTCACCACCAAAGAGGTGGGCAAGGGCACCGGGCTCGGTCTGGCTGTTGTCTATGGACTGGCGCAGGAACTGGGCGGCGAAGTGCAGGTCGAACCCGTAGCCGAAGGGCCGGGCGCCGTGTTCACCTTGCGGCTGCCCGGATCCCTGCTCGTCGAAGCGGAAGAGGTGTTTTAG
- a CDS encoding class I SAM-dependent methyltransferase, with translation MNAMQDEYADFARLYAAFLDPLLHRTRQYARGMVRDLGVSNILDICCGTGALCRDLAADGLDVTGVDLSSAMLAEAKRRTRSSASVRYLTTDARSLPFEDKAFGVCVLSLCLHENEPADRSRILSEASRVAHALVLVDYAADMGLLGALAHVPERLAGRRHYAAFRNFTAHGGLEGLLAAEGYAVLARRRVLFGAGVCIRSERGGRWAASAPAADI, from the coding sequence ATGAACGCCATGCAGGACGAGTATGCGGACTTCGCGCGGTTGTACGCGGCGTTTCTCGATCCGTTGCTGCACCGGACAAGGCAATACGCGCGCGGGATGGTTCGCGATCTCGGCGTGTCCAATATTCTGGACATATGCTGCGGCACCGGAGCGCTGTGCCGCGACCTGGCGGCGGACGGGCTGGACGTGACGGGTGTGGATTTGTCCTCCGCCATGCTTGCCGAAGCGAAACGGCGTACCCGCTCATCCGCGTCGGTGCGGTATCTGACGACGGATGCGCGGTCGCTGCCGTTTGAAGACAAAGCCTTCGGGGTCTGCGTGCTCAGTCTGTGCCTGCACGAGAACGAGCCGGCGGATCGTTCGCGGATTCTCTCGGAAGCGTCGCGGGTGGCGCATGCGCTCGTGCTTGTCGATTACGCCGCCGACATGGGCCTGCTTGGGGCGCTCGCGCATGTGCCGGAGCGTCTTGCCGGGAGAAGGCATTACGCCGCGTTTCGGAATTTCACGGCGCATGGCGGCCTGGAAGGTTTGCTCGCGGCTGAGGGATACGCCGTTCTCGCCAGAAGGCGGGTGCTTTTCGGAGCGGGCGTATGCATACGAAGCGAGCGCGGGGGCCGGTGGGCCGCGTCTGCTCCGGCTGCCGACATCTGA